The following proteins are co-located in the Serinus canaria isolate serCan28SL12 chromosome 17, serCan2020, whole genome shotgun sequence genome:
- the TMEM250 gene encoding transmembrane protein 250: MPVIPIPRRVRSFHGPHTTCLHSACGPVRSAHLVRTKYNNFDIYLKSRWMYGFIRFLLYFSCSLFTSILWVALSILFCLQYLGIRIFLRFQYKLSIILLLLGRRRVDFSLMNELLIYGIHVTMLLVGGLGWCFMVFVDM, encoded by the coding sequence ATGCCGGTGATCCCCATTCCCCGGCGGGTGCGCTCGTTCCACGGCCCGCACACCACCTGCCTGCACTCCGCCTGCGGCCCCGTGCGCAGCGCGCACCTGGTGCGCACCAAATACAACAACTTCGACATCTATCTCAAATCGCGATGGATGTACGGCTTCATCCGCTTCCTGCTGTACTTCAGCTGCAGCCTCTTCACCTCCATCCTCTGGGTGGCTCTCTCGATCTTGTTTTGCCTTCAGTACCTCGGCATCCGCATCTTCCTGCGCTTCCAGTACAAACTCTCcatcatcctgctgctgctggggcgGAGGCGGGTGGACTTCAGCCTCATGAATGAACTGCTCATCTACGGGATCCATGTGACCATGCTGCTGGTgggggggctgggctggtgttTCATGGTCTTTGTGGATATGTAA